CGCGGGCAGGGTCGCGTAGATCGAGAACGGGGTCGCGCCGAGATGCAGTGCCGCGGTGTCGACGAGATGGAATTCGATCCGGTTGGTCAGCAGCAGCCCGATCGTCTCACCCCACCCCCGCAGCAGTGCCGCCAGACCCGCCGCGATCCGGCGTACCTCGCCGTCGTAGTCGGCCCAGGTCAGCGCGCGGTCACCGTCCTGGGTGCACAGCGCGATCGCGTCCGGCCGCATCGACACGGTCTCCCCGAACGCCTCCGGTAGCGTCACGACCACCGCCCCCGACGCATGCCCGAAGGTGACCAACGGACCGCGCCGGTGCAACATCGTCCACTCCACTGCCGATCCGAGCCTGGAGAATCGATGTTAACTTAGCCCGGCTGCGGTGGGGCCGGATCAGCGGATTCGGGGTCGTAGTCCAGTCGTAATCCGGTGTGGCGGGCGACGAAGGCGAGCAGGCGGACGAGGGCGAGTTCGGGGTCCCGGCCGCCCCCGGCGTGGCCCATGCCCGCGATCACGTCCAGCAGGACCGGCCCGCCGCCGTCGCAGTCCAGCGCGGCGGCCATCTTCAGCGAGTGCACCGCGGGGACCCGGGTGTCGCTGTCGCCGGTGGTCAGCAGCGTGGGCGGCCAGTGGCACGGCGTGCCGGCCCGCGCGACGGCGTTGTGATAGGGCGAGTACCGCAACAGGACCCGCAGCGCGACGGGATCGGCCGCGGAGCCGTACTCCTCGCGCCAGGCCCGGCCCAGCCCCCAGCGTTCGTAGCGGACCATGTCCAGCGGGGCGCCGGCGCTGACGACCACGGCGTAGTCCCGCGGCCGCGCCACCATCGCGCCGACCGCCATCAGCCCGCCGTTGCTGCCGCCCTGCAGCGCCAGCCCGCCGCGCCGGGTCCAGCCCGAGGCCACCAGCCAGTCCCCCGCCGCGTGCAGATCGGCGAAGGCGTTGGGCTTGTGCACGCCTGCGCCGTCGCGATGCCACTGCCGGCCGCGTTCGCCGCCGCCGCGGACCCCCGCGATGGCCATCACCCCGCCGGCCCGCACCCAGGTCAGCCCGTCGGGCTGATATCCGGGCCGCAGGGTGATGCCGAAACCGCCGTAGCAGCTCAGGATGGTGGGCCGCGGTATCCGCGGCCCGGCCGGAGCCAGCACGGTCAGCGGCACCTCGGTGCCGTCACCGGAGCGGAAGGTGGTGCGGGTGACCGTGATTCCGGACAGGGCGCGCGCCGCCGGATCGGCCGCGGCGACGGCCCCGGTCCGCACGTCCAGCCGCCACATGCCCAGCGGCCGTAGCCAATCGGTGTAACTGAGCACGAGTACGCCCGGCTCGTCGCCGGCCGTGATCGCCGCGACCGTGCCCGCGCCGGGCAGATCCGCGTCCAGCAGCCAGGTCCCGTCGTGCGCGTCGTGCACCGACAGGGTCACGCACCCGTCCCGCTCCCGCACGATCAGCAGCCGATCCTCCTCGCCGGCCGCGGCCACCGCGAAGGCCGACAGCACTGCGGGCTCGTCGGCCCGCACCAGCACCCGCCACGGGCCCCAGCCACCCGACGGTACGGGGTCGGCCACCAGCAGCTGCCCGAATTCGCTTGCCGCGGTGGACAATGCCAGCATCCGGTCAGCGCCGTCGATCACGATGCCGGCCGAGGACAGCCCGCCGAGCCCGACCGCGCGCGGCGGCCCGCCCGCGACCACGTCGGCGACGCAGACCCGGGTGCTGCGGCTGGTGCCGGATCGGCCGGTGACGACCAGCCAGCGATCGTGCCAGAGGGCGAGGTGGTAGCGGCCGACCGGATCCTCGTCGCCGATCAGCAGTTCGTCGGCGGTATGAGGGGTTCCCAGCAGATGCCGGTACACCCCACTGCCGCAACGGTTCCCGTGGCGGCGCACATAGAAGTAGCCGCTGCCGTCGGCCAGCCACTCCACCGGCGAGTACCGGGTCAGCGGGCAGGTCTCCACCACGGTCGCGGTCGCGGTGTCGATCAGCGACAGCGGGGTGGTGTCCTCCGACCCGCCGATACTCGCCTGTACGGCGAGGTACCGGCCGTCCGGCGCGGGCACCCAACGGCGCAGGATCGGCCGTGCGCCCAGGGATGTCGCGTCGAGCAGGGTTCGCCAGTCCGCATCCGGGCCGTCGGCGATCTGCAGGTGCCACGGTCCCGCCGGATTCGCCCGGCCGACCCGGAACCGGTGCGCGCCAGCGGCTTTCACCGGCGAGGCGGTCGGTCCCGGAACGAGGATGTCGCGCACCAGCATGCGCAGCCGCTGCTGACCGGGCAGGCCGGCCAGGCAGGCGTCGGTGCGCTGCCGCTGGGCCGCCAGCCAGCCCGGCACGTCCGGGTCCGCCGGATCCTCCAATCGGCGGTACGGATCCGGAATCCGGATGCCGTGCAACGTATCCCACGTATCCGACCGGGGCGGCCGGGGATGTCCGGCGCACATCACGCCACCGCCACGGTCGGGTCGGCGGTGGCGGCGCGCGCGGCGCCCACCCGCTCGACGGCCACCAGAAAGGCCACCGCCACAACGAGATCGGCGACGACGAACATCCCGATCGCGGTGCGGGCCCCGAAACGTTCGCCGAGCGTCCCGCCCAGCACCGCGCCGAGCAGGCCCGCCGCGGTGGTCCCGGTGGCGAGCAGGGCGCCGATCCGCGCGAAATACCCGTCACCGGCGCCGTCACCGATCACCGTCACCAGCGCGATGTTGAACAGCGCGCCGAAGAACATCGGCACCGCGGTCGCCACGCAGGCGGTGACCAGGACGACCGCGACCGGCCCCGATGCCGCCGGCAGCACCGCGGTGCCGAGCGCGGCGCCGAGCACCGACAGCGACAGCACCCGGCCCGCCGGGACGTGCAGCCGCGGCGCCACCAGCGCACCGGCGGCCGCGGCCAGGGTCGCGATCACCGCCGGAATCCCGTACGCCGCAACGGGTAACGCCGCCACGCGCAACAGGAACACCGCCCGCAGCGCGCTGACCCCGCCCGCGGTGACGCCACCGGCGAGCACGTACAGCGCCAGCGCCGCGAGCAACGGATGGCCGCGCACCACCCGTACGCCGTCGGCGAATTCGCGGGCGAAGCCCTGCCGCGGCTCGGTCGGCCGCAGATCCGGCGCGGTGATGCGGACGAGGCAGTACGCGCTGAACAGGTAGGTGATCGCGTCACCGGCGAACATCGCGGCCGCGCCGACCGTGGTCACCAGCGGCCCGGCGACGGTGGCCGCGACGGACCGCGAAGCCATGGTGGCCGATTGCAGTCCGGCGCGGGCCCGGCCCAGGTCGGTCACCCCGAGCGTGGTCAGATGGGCGAAGTAGACGCCCTCGATCACCACCCGGGCCGTGCCGAGTACGACGGACAGCGCGATCAGTCCGGCGAGGGTCAGCGCGCCCGCGGTCGTCGCCACCGCGCAGGTGAGCACGGCGGCCGCGGCGACCAGATCGGCCGTCAGCAGCAGCCGCCGCGGTCGGCGCACCCGGTCCAGCAGCACGCCGGCCGCCGGACCGAGTACCAGGGACGGGATCATGGCGCCGGCCACGACACAGGCCGTCCCGCGCGGCCCGGCCCCCAGCCCGACGACCGCGACCACGGAGACCGCGGTCGCGGTGAGGGTGCTGCCGAAGGTCGAGGCCGTCTGCGCCACCCGGTACCGCCGCAGATCGGCGGCGGGGGTCGCGGTAGCCGTGATTCTCATGACGTCACCCGAAATACGCGTCGTCGCAATAGGTGATGGACAGCACGCTGATCGGCACGTCGTCGAACAATTCGTCGTCGGAGATCATGACCGCCAGCGCGACCGGATTGGTTCTCTTCATCGTTGTTTCCTCTCGAATCATGGTGGGTACGAACCGATCCGCCGGACCCGGCACCACATGCCGGGTCCGGCGAATCGCTACCGGCCGAGACGCCGGGATCAGGCCACGGCCTCGTCGACGCCCATGCACACGGGGCCGTTGCTCTGCGTGCTGATCGGAGCGTCGTCACCGAGCTCCGGATCGGACTGCAACTGCAGCTTCAGAACCTTCGTCATGTCGTTCACCTCCTTTCGTCGCTTCGTCGGGGTCGGGGGGAGTGCGCTCGGCTCAGGCCACGGCCTCGTCGACGCCCATGCACACGGGGCCGTTGCTCTGCGTGCTGATCGGGGCGTCGTCACCGAGCTCGGGATCGGACTGCAGCTGCAGCTTCAGAACCTTGGTCATGTCGTTCACCTCCTTTCGTCGGCTCGTCGGGTTCGGGGGTCGGGGGGATGGGTGCCGGTCAGCGCGCGCACAGGGCGGGTTCGAGGCAGTGGTCGAGGGTGAACAGCGGATCGGTGACGCCGGCGGTGGCGTGCTGGAGGGCGAGCAGGATGCCCGCGGATCCGCTGGCCAGTTCGGCGGTGAGCCGCTGCCCGGAGGTGCCGAGCCAGCGGACGCCGGTCTCGTCGGCGATCGCGTACTTGAACAGGGCCGTGGGCCGGGCGGCCGGATCCGGCAGGAAGTTCCCGGCCGGGAAGCGGGCGGCGAGATCGGCCTGTACGAGCGCCATTCCGGCCTGCCCCTGGAACAGGCCAGGGCTCGCGGTGAACCGGATGTCGACCGCCCGCACGCAGGTGCGCAGCAGTTCGGCGAGTTCCGGATCCGGCCGGCGGCCGAGGTACCGGGCCGCGACGAGTGCGAAACCCGCACTGCCGCAACTCAGATACGGCATGTTGCGCCGATCGGTGGCCGACATCCGGAATCCGGTGGCGCCCACCGGCAGTGGCTCGGCGTGGACGAGTTCGTCACGCAGCAGGCGTAATCCGCGCTCGAACGGCTCGTCGCTCCCGGTGAAGGCGGCCAGGTAGTACAGCGCGAGGGCGATACCGGGACGGCCGCGCACCAGGCCGGACGGATGGTCCGGCCCCAGCGCGGCGGTCAGCGCGTCACCGTCGGGGATACCGTCGAGCAGGCGTTGCGCCCGGTCGAGGTGGTACGTATCACCGGTGCGGTGGAAGAACGACAGGTGGGTCGTCGCGACACCCGCCGCGCCGCCGCCCCAGCCGGGTGATTCGGTCGCGAGCCGGTGCGCGCCGGCCGCGGCGAGCAGTTCCGCCGCGGCGTCGTGCTCACCGAGATCGTCCAGGACCCAGGCGATTCCGGCATTGCCGAACAACAGTCCCGGGCCGGTGGCACGACGTTCGCGCAGCGCATCGGCGCGCAGCCGGTTCGACACCGCCGGGTCGATCTCGCGACCGGCGGCGCGCAGGGCGTGCAGCACCCCGGCGGTCCCGTGCGCCACACATCGGGTGTTGGTCCGATGTCCTTGCGGCCCGGTGGGATACACCCAGCGTGGATTGCCGGGCTCGGCCATCCGCTCCAGCGCGTCGGCGGTGCGGTCGCGCAGCAGGCGCACCGCCTCCGCCGGGGCCGAGCGCACCCGCGCCGGGCCCGGCAGGTACCGCACGGTCCGGCCGGGGCGGTTCCGCAGCACAGCCGACCACAGCGGCGCCGGTGGCGGACACCGTTCGGCCAGTTCGGCATACAGGTGGTCCAGCGTCTCCGGGCACCGCCGGGCGGCCTCGTGCATCGGGAAGACCAGCAGTTGCGCGAGCGCGGACAACCCGTAGGCGTCCACATGCAACGGATCGGTCGTGGCCCGGCCGCTGCGCGACCGCGATTCCGGTGGTTCGTAACCCGGTGTGCCGAGCAGGCCCAGCGGACGGTCGGCGGGCTGGGTCGCCTCGAAGTCGATCAGCCGCACGGTATCTCCGGCGTCGACGAGGATGTTGCCGGGCGAGACGTCCACGAAGGCGTAACCGAGCTCGTGCAGTTCCGCCAGCCGGGCGGTGACCCGGTCGAGAATGTGCGTACACCGCCGGTAGTAGTCGGCGAGGACCGCGGACTCCTCCCCCGCGTGGATCAGCGGGGTGTTCGCGACCATCCACTTGTCGAGCGTGGCGCCGGGCACGAATTCGGTGACCAGATAGGTGTGTTCCCATTCGGTGAACAGTTCGACCGGTTCCGGCGCCAGGCCCGGCGCGGCCGCGTGCAGGGCCCGCAGCGTGAGATATTCGCGCCGCAGCCGGGTGCCGGCATCCTCGTCCCCGACGTAACCGGTATGCGCCCGAGCCTCTTTCACGAAGACGACGGTGCCGTCGGCCCGGTGCGCGCGGTAGGCGCCGCCGGCGTTGCTGTGCCGCAGCACGCTGTCGAAGGTGTAGCCGTGGAAGCTCACCTCCTCGTCCGGATCCGGCTCGTCGGCCGGCTGGAACGGGTCCGCGACACCCTCGGGCAGGACGAATTCGGGACGGCGCTCGTCGGGGATGTCGGCGCCGCCGGGCAGGCGCACGACCGGCACCCGGGTGCCGTCGGGCTCCAGCCGGTACCGCGCCCGGAAGGCGCCGTAGCGGTAGGAAACGCATTGCGAGGCACCGAATCTCCGGTCGGTCAGCACATACGGCCCGGCGACTCCGGACAATTCGGCTTCCAGCCGGGCCAGCAGGGTCGCGGCCAGGTCCGCCGTCGCGGGATACAGGGTGCAGAACTTGCCGCTCTGCACGCGGCTGCTGTGCTTGCCGTGCATCCACGCGAAATAGTTGAGACCGGTCGGATGTTTGAACGGCACAACCAGTTCGGCGCAGATCGCGCTCACCACGTCGAGCACCTGGCCGGTGGTGGCGAGTGCGCTCGACACGTGCACCTTCCAGCCCTGCTCGGGCAGTTCGGTGTGCGGTGGCGTCCACTGCGTCCACACGTCGGACTCGTGCCGCGTCCAGCCGGCCGGGGGCCGCGTGGGATTGAATCGCGTGCCCGGATCGGTGCGCTCGTACGGCTCGTAGTGGTCGGGGTGGGCGAACGCGAATGCTGCGTCGTGAAGCATTGTGCTGCTGCCCTTCTGGCTTCGGCGGGATCCGCCGGGGTGGGAATCGAACAAGGCAAGAATGGCCCGGCGCGGCCCTCGCGCGAATCGGCCCGCTGCGGTGTTCCGCGCCTACCGCGGCGCGATGAGGATGCTCATCGCCCCGCGGTAGCACCGGGTTCCGTGCGACACTGCTGTCCATGACGACGCAGACCTTCGTCGCGGTGTACACGGTCGGCGACGACGGGGCCACCGGCCCGCGGCTCGGCGCGGCCACCCTGGTCGATCCGGAATACGCCCTCGTCGACCGACCGCTGAACGAGCAACTGGCGAGCGGCCTCCACGCGCTGCGGATCGGCGTATCCGCCCCCGGCGTCACCGAGGTGATCGACGTCGCGCGCGTCCGCGTGATTCCCGACGCGCCGGAACTGGTTCTGCTGCAACTACTCTCGGCGTCGGCGGCGCCCCCGCACGAGATACCGGTCACGACGCCGGACGGCGGCGCGCCCACCCCCGAGCCCACCCGGGCGGAGGTCGTCGACGCACTGCGCGCGGTGCTCGCCGAGCCGCCGCCACCGGCCCCGGCCGGATCGTCCGTATCGTTCGTGAACGACCCGATCCGCTGGCTGCTGCACGTGTTCGGCAACGACTGAACCGGCCGGACCCCCTTCTCCCGGAAGCCGTCCCGATGGCCACGACCGGCGGCGGGGCCCGTGGGACACTGACGGGTATGCAGCGGCCCGAGCCGACGGATCCGGGCGAACCCGCACCGGTTCGCCGGCCGGTGCTCGCGCGTCTGCGTACCGCGCGCGGTGGCGGCGGTCCGGCCGCGACGAGCCGGCGACCACCGGCGCGGACCGGGGCGGCCGCACTGCGCCGCGGGATCGCCGACGTGACCCTGGTCGTCGTGGTCGGCCTGGTGGACATGGCCGTCTGGGGCGGGGCGCACCGCGATCTGACCGGCGGCGGCCGGCTGCCGTGGTGGGGACTGCCCACGCTGACCGTGGCCCTGTGTTGCGCGCTACTGCTGCGGCATCGGTTCCCGCTCACCGTGTGGGTGGCGACCTGGTTGTTCACCGCGATCAATCTCGCTGTGCCGCAATACTATCCGTTCGCCTATCTGCTGGTGGCGGTGTACACGGTCGCGCGGCGGGCGCCGAGCCCGGCCGCCCGTCTGGTACTCGTCGCCTCGGCACTGCCGCTGACCCTGTTCAGCTACCGCTCCGCCCGGTCCGCCGCCCAGCACGAGGTGGGTGGTTTCCTGCCCGCCGCCGCGATCTGGGCGATCATCCTCGCCGTCGCCTGGGGCCTCGGCCGGCTGGTGTACAGCCGGGAACAGCACGCGCGCGCGGAACGGGAGCGGCTGGTCGCGGCCGCCGAACAGGCGCTGGCCGAACAACGCCTGCAACTCGCGCGCGAACTGCACGACAGCGTCTCCGGCGCGGTCGCCGGCATGATCCTGCACGCCGCCGCCGCGCGGGCCATGACCACCGGCGCGGATCCGCGGGTCGGCCGGGCGCTGCACGTGATCGAGCAGGCGGGTGCGCAGGCCATGACCGAACTGCACTCCATGCTGGGCCTGCTGCGCTCCCCCGGCGCGGCCGCCCCGCAACACCGGTTCACCGAGGTCGACGGCCTGCTCGACACCGCGCACCGCACCGGGCTGCGGGTGCGCAGCGAGGTCACCGGCCGCGCCCGGCCGCTCCCGCCGGAGGCCGATCTGGCCGCGTACCGGACCGTCCAGGAGTCGCTGACCAACGCCACCAAACACGCCGGCCGGGACGCGTCGGTGGCGCTGGGCATCACCTGGACCGACGCCGCGCTGGACCTCACCGTCCGCAGCCGCGGCCACGGCGCGCCACCCGCGGCGGCCGCGCTGTCCTCCGGCAACGGCCTGCGCGGCCTGCGCGAGCGGCTCGACGCACTCGGCGGCGAACTGCGCTACGGACCCGACGGCGACGACTGGTGCGTGCACGCCACGCTGCCCGCGACCCCGGACGGGCTGTCGTGACCATCACCGTGGTCGTCGCCGAGGACGAGGCGCTGGTGCGCGCGGGGTGCGTCCTGCTGCTCGGCGCGGCCGCCGACATCGAGGTGGTCGGCGAGGCGGGCGACGGCGCGGCCGCCGTGGCCGCGGTCGAAACCTGTTCGCCCCGAGTGATTCTCATGGATCTGCGGATGCCGGTGCTGGACGGCATCGCGGCGACCCGGCAGATCACCGCGGCCCCCGGCGCCCCGGCGGTGCTGGTGCTCACCACCTTTCACGACGCCGCCGCGGTGCAGGAGGCGCTGGCCGCCGGCGCGAGCGGTTTCCTGCTCAAACAGGCCGCCCCGGCCGACCTGGTCGAGGCCGTCCGCCGCTGCGCCGCCGGCGACGGCTGGCTCGATCCCGCGATCGTGGGCGGCGTCCTGGACACGCTGCGCCGCGCCGGTCCGCGCGCGGCCTCCGCGCCGGCCGCCCTCGCGGCGCTCACCGCCCGGGAGCGAGAAGTGCTGGTGCTCATGGCACACGGCCGTTCCAACGCCGAGATCAGCGCCGAACTGTTCATCAGCGAGGCCACCACCCGCACCCACGTCGCGCACGTGATCGGCAAGACCGGCTCCCGCGACCGCACCCAGGCCGTCGTGCTCGCCTACCGCAGCGGGCTCATGGGCTGACCGGAACGGTTGCGGCGGTGGTGGTTTCAAGGAAGCGGCGGATGCGTGCATCGGTACTGCCGAAGATCTCGCCGGGGGTACCGATCGCCACGACGGATCCCTTGTCCAGGAACAGGATCCGGGACGCGACTGCCCGCGCGAAGGACATCTCGTGGGTGACGATCAGCATGGTGTATCGCTGATAGCACTTCTGGTCGGTTCGCGGACCGCCGACGCGCCGGCCCGCGGGCTGGCCCAGTCCGTCGCGGAAACACTCGAGCAGTCGGGGCACATCACCTTCGTGGTGGACGCCGGCGCGGTCACCGCCGCCGCGCTGGTCGACGGCGACACCACCGACCCCACGGTGGACAATCTGGTCGCCGTGGTCGACGCCGCCGACGCGGTCGTGCTGATCTCCCCCGCGATCCGGGCCGGGCATTCCGGCACCAGCCGGCTGCTGCTGGAACTGCTGCCCGACGACGCGCTGGCCGGCCTGCCGGTGGTCACCTTCACCACCGGGGCCGCCGGGACCGGTCTCGACGCGGACGCGGGCCGCGAACTCGACTCCGCGGTCCGTGCGCTCGGAGGCGTTGTGCTGCAGGACAATCTGCGGATCTCGGTCTTCGACATGACCCGGCACGCCTGCGCGACCGTCCTCGACGAACGGGCCCGGACGCTGGTCCGCGCCGCGCTGGCACGCCTGCACCGCGCGCTCGGCGATACCGCCGGTGATCCGGGCGACCGCGCCGAGCTGATCGATGAACAGGCCGCGCTGCGGCGGATCCGCGACGGCGCCCTGCTGCTGGACGTGCGGTCCGATCCCACGCTCGGCGCGGGCCTGCT
This DNA window, taken from Nocardia sp. BMG111209, encodes the following:
- a CDS encoding prolyl oligopeptidase family serine peptidase, whose product is MCAGHPRPPRSDTWDTLHGIRIPDPYRRLEDPADPDVPGWLAAQRQRTDACLAGLPGQQRLRMLVRDILVPGPTASPVKAAGAHRFRVGRANPAGPWHLQIADGPDADWRTLLDATSLGARPILRRWVPAPDGRYLAVQASIGGSEDTTPLSLIDTATATVVETCPLTRYSPVEWLADGSGYFYVRRHGNRCGSGVYRHLLGTPHTADELLIGDEDPVGRYHLALWHDRWLVVTGRSGTSRSTRVCVADVVAGGPPRAVGLGGLSSAGIVIDGADRMLALSTAASEFGQLLVADPVPSGGWGPWRVLVRADEPAVLSAFAVAAAGEEDRLLIVRERDGCVTLSVHDAHDGTWLLDADLPGAGTVAAITAGDEPGVLVLSYTDWLRPLGMWRLDVRTGAVAAADPAARALSGITVTRTTFRSGDGTEVPLTVLAPAGPRIPRPTILSCYGGFGITLRPGYQPDGLTWVRAGGVMAIAGVRGGGERGRQWHRDGAGVHKPNAFADLHAAGDWLVASGWTRRGGLALQGGSNGGLMAVGAMVARPRDYAVVVSAGAPLDMVRYERWGLGRAWREEYGSAADPVALRVLLRYSPYHNAVARAGTPCHWPPTLLTTGDSDTRVPAVHSLKMAAALDCDGGGPVLLDVIAGMGHAGGGRDPELALVRLLAFVARHTGLRLDYDPESADPAPPQPG
- a CDS encoding MFS transporter; the protein is MRITATATPAADLRRYRVAQTASTFGSTLTATAVSVVAVVGLGAGPRGTACVVAGAMIPSLVLGPAAGVLLDRVRRPRRLLLTADLVAAAAVLTCAVATTAGALTLAGLIALSVVLGTARVVIEGVYFAHLTTLGVTDLGRARAGLQSATMASRSVAATVAGPLVTTVGAAAMFAGDAITYLFSAYCLVRITAPDLRPTEPRQGFAREFADGVRVVRGHPLLAALALYVLAGGVTAGGVSALRAVFLLRVAALPVAAYGIPAVIATLAAAAGALVAPRLHVPAGRVLSLSVLGAALGTAVLPAASGPVAVVLVTACVATAVPMFFGALFNIALVTVIGDGAGDGYFARIGALLATGTTAAGLLGAVLGGTLGERFGARTAIGMFVVADLVVAVAFLVAVERVGAARAATADPTVAVA
- the lanKC gene encoding class III lanthionine synthetase LanKC; amino-acid sequence: MLHDAAFAFAHPDHYEPYERTDPGTRFNPTRPPAGWTRHESDVWTQWTPPHTELPEQGWKVHVSSALATTGQVLDVVSAICAELVVPFKHPTGLNYFAWMHGKHSSRVQSGKFCTLYPATADLAATLLARLEAELSGVAGPYVLTDRRFGASQCVSYRYGAFRARYRLEPDGTRVPVVRLPGGADIPDERRPEFVLPEGVADPFQPADEPDPDEEVSFHGYTFDSVLRHSNAGGAYRAHRADGTVVFVKEARAHTGYVGDEDAGTRLRREYLTLRALHAAAPGLAPEPVELFTEWEHTYLVTEFVPGATLDKWMVANTPLIHAGEESAVLADYYRRCTHILDRVTARLAELHELGYAFVDVSPGNILVDAGDTVRLIDFEATQPADRPLGLLGTPGYEPPESRSRSGRATTDPLHVDAYGLSALAQLLVFPMHEAARRCPETLDHLYAELAERCPPPAPLWSAVLRNRPGRTVRYLPGPARVRSAPAEAVRLLRDRTADALERMAEPGNPRWVYPTGPQGHRTNTRCVAHGTAGVLHALRAAGREIDPAVSNRLRADALRERRATGPGLLFGNAGIAWVLDDLGEHDAAAELLAAAGAHRLATESPGWGGGAAGVATTHLSFFHRTGDTYHLDRAQRLLDGIPDGDALTAALGPDHPSGLVRGRPGIALALYYLAAFTGSDEPFERGLRLLRDELVHAEPLPVGATGFRMSATDRRNMPYLSCGSAGFALVAARYLGRRPDPELAELLRTCVRAVDIRFTASPGLFQGQAGMALVQADLAARFPAGNFLPDPAARPTALFKYAIADETGVRWLGTSGQRLTAELASGSAGILLALQHATAGVTDPLFTLDHCLEPALCAR
- a CDS encoding sensor histidine kinase; the protein is MQRPEPTDPGEPAPVRRPVLARLRTARGGGGPAATSRRPPARTGAAALRRGIADVTLVVVVGLVDMAVWGGAHRDLTGGGRLPWWGLPTLTVALCCALLLRHRFPLTVWVATWLFTAINLAVPQYYPFAYLLVAVYTVARRAPSPAARLVLVASALPLTLFSYRSARSAAQHEVGGFLPAAAIWAIILAVAWGLGRLVYSREQHARAERERLVAAAEQALAEQRLQLARELHDSVSGAVAGMILHAAAARAMTTGADPRVGRALHVIEQAGAQAMTELHSMLGLLRSPGAAAPQHRFTEVDGLLDTAHRTGLRVRSEVTGRARPLPPEADLAAYRTVQESLTNATKHAGRDASVALGITWTDAALDLTVRSRGHGAPPAAAALSSGNGLRGLRERLDALGGELRYGPDGDDWCVHATLPATPDGLS
- a CDS encoding response regulator transcription factor, translated to MTITVVVAEDEALVRAGCVLLLGAAADIEVVGEAGDGAAAVAAVETCSPRVILMDLRMPVLDGIAATRQITAAPGAPAVLVLTTFHDAAAVQEALAAGASGFLLKQAAPADLVEAVRRCAAGDGWLDPAIVGGVLDTLRRAGPRAASAPAALAALTAREREVLVLMAHGRSNAEISAELFISEATTRTHVAHVIGKTGSRDRTQAVVLAYRSGLMG
- a CDS encoding rhodanese-like domain-containing protein, which gives rise to MGDDQHGVSLIALLVGSRTADAPARGLAQSVAETLEQSGHITFVVDAGAVTAAALVDGDTTDPTVDNLVAVVDAADAVVLISPAIRAGHSGTSRLLLELLPDDALAGLPVVTFTTGAAGTGLDADAGRELDSAVRALGGVVLQDNLRISVFDMTRHACATVLDERARTLVRAALARLHRALGDTAGDPGDRAELIDEQAALRRIRDGALLLDVRSDPTLGAGLLPGAVHVRKADLATLFRPAERGHPALTGPEREIVVVCNSEQGSGAAVRQLRAFGYRRLAHVRGGAAPLAAALHDRATTPH